AATCCTTTGAAGATGAAGTTGAGCGTCGTTGGCAAAAACTTAAAGCCAAACATGAAAACCCTTATTTATAAAGTAATTCATCGTTTCAAAACTGTGACTAATATCACAGAGTAGTTTTGGAAGTAATAATAAGGTTTCAGTAATAAAATTCTTCAGGGCACAATCATAATAAAAGATTGTGCTCTTTCACTTTCATATCTGTTAGGAGGAATGGGATATGCCTTTTGTATTGAAACATAAGGAGAGTTCTCAAATTTTCACGTGCACTTTAATTAATATTTATCAGCTTCCTTATTACGGTACAAAATTTTGGGATAAGCTCAAAGATGCAGAAGAAGAAGCTCCTGCATTTCTGAAAGAACATCAAGTAAGTGATCCAGAATTATGGACATATCTTGAAGTAAGTGAGCAGAAATTGAAAATTTTTAATGTGAGATTAAATAACGACAGTGCTAAATCATTATTTATTGATGAAAAATTACATTTACCATTAGTAAAAAATAAAAAGGACGAATAGGTTCTGAAACAGTATAAAAAATTAATAATTGCGAACGCTACAATAGAAGTTTGCGTTAATTCGAAAATTACTTAAATTTAACAAAATTGATCTTGAACTACCTAATTTATTAGACTATTTATACTATGAAAGGTGATGATTGTATAAAAAGTTTATTATTGGGAATTATTTAACGAAATACTACTGTAATTAACTAAAATTAACTTGGAGATTACAATAAACTATGCTATATATATTCATAGAAACCTTATGTTGTACTGAACCTTGGTATAAAATAACAAAAAGGGTTTCTATTCTGACATGCTGAATAAATACATATTACTTGTCAGGCAAAAAAAGAAGGGGGATTTAAAAAATGAAAAAGAATTTTATGTTGAAGTCACTAATTTTGATATTAGTGTTTTCAATGGCTTTAATTGGGTGTACTCAAGAGTCAGAAACAGGTGAGAAACCAACTGAAGAACCAACAGATGAGCCACTGGAGAATGAAGTGAAAGTTGGTATGGTTACAGACGTTGGTGGAGTAAATGATAATTCATTTAACGAAAGTGCTTGGGAAGGTTTGGAACGCTTAGAAGAAGCTGGAGCTCAGGTTAACTACATAGAAAGCCAAGGCGAAGGAGATTTTGAGCCAAACTTAAATGATTTCGTTAACGACGGATGGGATTTAACTTGGGGTATTGGGTTTTTAATGGGTGATGCGGTTAAAACTATTGCTGAACAAAATCCTGAATCTAATTTTGGTATCATTGATGCAGTGGTTGATGCTCCAAATGTAGTATCTACTGTATTTAAAGAACATGAAGGTTCTTTCTTAGTAGGTGTTGTTGCTGCAATGACAACAGAAACAAACAAAATTGGTTTCGTTGGTGGAATGGACATTCCAGTAATTAAAAAGTTTGAAACTGGTTTCGTTGAAGGTGTAAAAGCTGTAAATCCTGATCTTGAAGTTGTAATTGAATATACTGGTTCATTTACAGATGCTGGTTTAGGAAAAGCATCAGCTGCTACAATGTATGACAATGGCGTTGACGTTATCTTCCATGCTGCGGGCGGTGTAGGTGACGGAGTATTTGGTGAAGCTAGTGAACGTTCTGGTGTTTGGGTAATTGGAGTAGATAAAGACCAATCCATTACTTTTGGAAATGAAGTTACATTAACTTCTATGATGAAATATGTTGATGAAGCTGTATATCAAGTATCTAGAGATTTCGCTGAAGGTAACTTCGAAGGTGGAATCAGAGAGCTTGGTTTAGCTGAAAATGGTGTTGGTTTACCAGCTGAAAATCCAAATCTTTCTGAAGAAATCATGAAAGCAGTAAATGATTATAAAGAGAAAATTATTAATGGTGAGATTGTAGTCCCTTCTGGAATTTAATAAAAAATATTTAATTTAGGTGATGAAGGTGAATAAAGAAAACATAGCAGTAGAAATGAGAGGGATTACCAAAAGATTTCCTGGTATCGTAGCAAATGATTCCATTAGCTTTAAAGTGAAGCATGGTGAAATACATGCTCTACTAGGAGAAAATGGTGCGGGAAAATCCACTTTGATGAATGTTTTATTTGGCCTTTATCAGCCAGAAGAGGGAGATATATTAATCAACGGCAACAAGGTTGAAATTACAAACCCTAATATGGCAAATGAATTGGGTATAGGAATGGTTCACCAGCATTTTATGCTGGTTGAACCTTTTACAGTTGCACAAAATATTATTTTAGGCATTGAACCCAAAAGTGGTCTTATCATTAATCAAAGTAAAGCAATTAAAAAAATAAATGAAATATCAGAACAATATGGTTTAGATGTTGATCCTCATGCAACGATCAAAGATATTTCAGTAGGGATGCAGCAAAGAGTTGAGATTTTAAAAACTTTATATCGTGGAGCAGATATTCTAATCTTTGATGAACCATCCGCAGTTTTAACACCTCAAGAAATTGAGGAATTAATGAATATTTTCAGAAATCTAGTTAAAGAAGGCAAAACGATTATTTTAATCACTCATAAACTGAAAGAAATCATGGAAGTTGCCGACAATGTGACGATTATAAGACGTGGGAAAGTGATCGATAGTGTTTCCGTTGAAAGTACAAACCCAGATGAACTTGCTGCAAAAATGGTTGGACGTAAGGTAAGTTTTTCAGTAGACAAGAAACCGGCTCAGATTAAAGATAAAATTCTCTCCGTAGAGAAAATCAATGCTAAAAATAACAGAGGTTTGCCAGCATTAAATGAACTCTCTTTGCAAGTTCATGCAGGTGAAATACTAGGGATTGCAGGTGTTGATGGTAATGGTCAAAGTGAGCTGATAGA
The window above is part of the Chengkuizengella sp. SCS-71B genome. Proteins encoded here:
- a CDS encoding BMP family ABC transporter substrate-binding protein, giving the protein MKKNFMLKSLILILVFSMALIGCTQESETGEKPTEEPTDEPLENEVKVGMVTDVGGVNDNSFNESAWEGLERLEEAGAQVNYIESQGEGDFEPNLNDFVNDGWDLTWGIGFLMGDAVKTIAEQNPESNFGIIDAVVDAPNVVSTVFKEHEGSFLVGVVAAMTTETNKIGFVGGMDIPVIKKFETGFVEGVKAVNPDLEVVIEYTGSFTDAGLGKASAATMYDNGVDVIFHAAGGVGDGVFGEASERSGVWVIGVDKDQSITFGNEVTLTSMMKYVDEAVYQVSRDFAEGNFEGGIRELGLAENGVGLPAENPNLSEEIMKAVNDYKEKIINGEIVVPSGI
- a CDS encoding ABC transporter ATP-binding protein — protein: MNKENIAVEMRGITKRFPGIVANDSISFKVKHGEIHALLGENGAGKSTLMNVLFGLYQPEEGDILINGNKVEITNPNMANELGIGMVHQHFMLVEPFTVAQNIILGIEPKSGLIINQSKAIKKINEISEQYGLDVDPHATIKDISVGMQQRVEILKTLYRGADILIFDEPSAVLTPQEIEELMNIFRNLVKEGKTIILITHKLKEIMEVADNVTIIRRGKVIDSVSVESTNPDELAAKMVGRKVSFSVDKKPAQIKDKILSVEKINAKNNRGLPALNELSLQVHAGEILGIAGVDGNGQSELIEVLTGLRKVTSGEITLHGSSLQTLNPRQISEAKVGHIPEDRHKRGLVLDFSVSENMVLKNYYHPRFNKNGFLKFEEIDQYSIDLIEQFDVRTPSHNTPARALSGGNQQKAIIAREVDSDPDLLIAGQPTRGLDVGAIEFIHKKLIEQRDKGKAVLLISLELDELLNVSDRIAVIYEGNIVGIVDPKETNEQELGLMMSGGKINQRGKEQ